Part of the Chrysiogenes arsenatis DSM 11915 genome, CGGCTCGAAGAGCACCTGAGCAAGTCGCGCATCCGTTTTGAAGTCGGCGAAGTGGAAAAAACGGTTCTCTTGCAAAGTGAAATGGCACTCAGCCAAGGGCGTGCCGATTATCAGGCCAGCCTGAATACGTTACATCTGCTTGAAGTTCGCCTTGGCAATATCGTCGGCATTGCTAGCGATATTACGTTAGTTGGCGAAATTCCGCAGCCCGCCACTTTACCCGAAACGATTGATGATCTGTTGCGTCTAGCAAACGAGCACCGCGACGATCTGAAAGCCGAGCAGGCGATGCTTGACTTCACCAACGAAGATCTGCGCGTACAAGTCAGCAAATATCTCCCGACAGTACGAGCGGGGGTTGATTACCGCAACAATACCATTGATGGGGTCGGCCAGCGTGCCGGCACCAGTGAAGGTGACGACATTACCTTTATGCTGAACCTTGAGTTGCCTATTTTTGAAGGGGGAACGCGCGTCGCCGATTACCGCGAAGCGAAATACAATATCATCGAGCGTTCTCACCGCATTTTGCAGCTCAAAGAGCAGATCCGTTTTGACGTCCACCAGTCCGTTTATACGCTCGATACCTTGTCGCACCGCCTGCGCGAAGCACAAAGCCGCATTACGTTAGCCGAAGAAAACTTACGCATGGTACGCCTGCAGTTTGAAGTTGGCGAAGCGACGAACCTTGATCTGCTCGACGCCATCGTAAACCTGAAAAACAGTGAACTTGACCTTGTCATCAACGAATTTGATCAGCGTAAAAATCAGTTTATTCTGATGCAAGCGATTGGCACTATTGGAGCTGAACTGATCCCATGAAAATTCACGTTCTCCCCGATGAAGTCATCAATCAGATTGCAGCGGGGGAAGTTGTTGAGCGTCCGTTAAACATTGTCAAAGAATTGGTGGAAAACTCGCTCGACGCCGGAGCAACCGATATTGACGTTGCAATCTGGCAGGGTGGAAAAAGCCGTATCCGTGTGATAGATAACGGATGCGGCATGGCGAAACACGATCTCCTTTTGAGTGTTGAACGGCACGCTACCAGCAAGATTTCCGTTTTTGACGACCTCTCTCGACTCGGTACGATGGGCTTTCGCGGTGAAGCCCTGCCGAGCATTGCCTCTGTCAGTCGCTCAACCCTCACCTCGCGTGAGCCACACAGCGATTCGGGCTATACCTTGCATATTCACGGCGGCAAAATCATCCAACTCGCCGAAGTGGCCGCCAATCCCGGCACAACAGTCGAAATTGCTGCGCTGTTTTTCAACATTCCGGCGCGCAAAAAATTCCTCCGCACAACATCAACCGAACAACAACTGATTGCCTATGCGCTGGAAGCCTTTGCACTGGCACATCCAACCGTGGCATTCCGTTTTGAAGTGGACGATGCTCCCAGCTTGCTCTTTCCCATTGCTAGCGAAACGCAACGCATTCAGCAAGTGTTAGGGCGGGAAAATGCGCGCAACCTAGCTTTTGGCGAAGCGCACAGCGAACATGGATCGGCGCGGGGGTATTTTTCGCGCCCCGATAGCACCCGTTCACGACGCGACTTACTCTATTGTTTTGTCAACCGCCGCATCGTAAAAGATAAGCTGCTCAGCACCCTACTGATGCGCTGCTACGAACCGTACATCCCAAAAGGGCGTTTTCCCTTCGGAGCGCTGTATATTGATATTGATCCGGCACTCGTCGATGTCAACGTGCATCCAACAAAAACCGAAGTCCGATTTTTCAATATTTCTGCCATCGAAGCACTCTTGCAAGAAGCCTTTCGTACTGCGCTTGCGGGGAGCGAACAACAGCCCCTACACCCTGCGCTGCCATCGACTTCAGTATCAACTCCCGCTCCCCACAGCATGGAACCAACGCCCACCCGGACGGTGCCAACAAGAACTGCGCATCAACCTCTGCACCGTGAGCACACTGTGCCTGTTGCAACAACACCAGATCGCGTGGCACACCGCGAACACCTCTACCAGACCGCACCAGTAATAGACACACCATCACCCATACAAGAAACCATTGGCGATGCTGAACAACTGACGATTTACGGACAATTCGCCGATTCGTTTGTCATTGCAGAATATTGCGACGAGTTGATCCTCGTCGACCAACACGCCGCCATGGAACGGATTAACGTCGAAGAGCTGGAAAACCGTTATGCAGAAGAAACCATCCCAGCACAACCACTGTTATTCCCGCACCGTTTGCCACTATCAGCCGCACAACAGCGGAGTTTAGCTGGCCACCAAACGTTGCTTGGTCAACTCGGTTTTACAGTTGAAGTGATCGAAGATACCGCATGCCTGATTGCCGCTCCAGTTGGTATCCCGTCAGAACAGGCCATTGATACGGTTGTCGAGCTCTGCGATTTACTCGGCAAGAGTAAAGGGCACAGCGAAACCTCCTTGGCAGAATTTCGCGCACACGCCTTGCGCACGATGGCGTGCCACCGCAGTATCAAGGCAGGAAAAACCCTTTCGCACCAGCAAATGCACGAATTACTGCAACGCCTTTTCCAGTGCCGCTTTCCCTACACCTGCCCACACGGTCGGCCTATTATTCTGCGCTATTCACGGGAGCGGTTATGTCACGAATTCCTCCGGTCATAGCCCTCATCGGGGCAACGGCAGTTGGTAAAACCAACCTTGCGATAGCCTTAGCCAGAGCTATCGGCGGTGAAATTATCGGCTGTGATAGTCGTCAGGTTTACCGTTCCCTTGATATTGGAACCGGCAAACCGAGTGCCGCTGAACTCGATGGCGTCACGCACCATATGCTCGATGTTGCTGGGCCGAACGAGCACTATACGGCGCAACAGTATATCGATACGGTACGCCCGTTGCTAGCTTCGCTTCAAACACAACAGATTCCCGCCATCATTACCGTTGGCACGGGAATGTATTACGAAGCACTCATCTATGGGCTGCTGACCGCTCCGGCCGTTGATGATGAAACCAGTGTCACCGCGCGCGCGCACGTGGCCGCCGATAGCAGCGCCGTATATGCGCTCATTCAACAGCATGACCCCGCGAGCGCCGCTCGTATTGCGAGCAATGATCCCGCGCGGATTACCCGCTGGTTAGAGGTTTTTCTGGCAACCGGGCAGCCGATGGAGGCGTTTTTTTCTGCACCGCGCACACCACTTCTGCCGGTCACCGAGTTTCGACTTGAACGCCCCCGCCCTGAATTATATGCCCGAATCAATCAGCGAGTAACACTTATGGCGCAAAGCGGTTTGCTCGAAGAGGTCAAACACGCGATTGAAATCGGATACGATTTTGAGCGGGTAAAGGTTGTAGGATACACAGAATTACTCCCCGTTCTCGCTGGCGAACTACCGCTGGAAAAAGGGGTTGAAAAGATTCAACTCCATTCGCGGCGTTATGCCAAACGGCAATGCACATGGTTTCGTAATCGACTCGGAGGCGAGGTGCTCGACCTTGCCTCCGAAAACACAGCGCAACTCATCGCGGCCATTCTTGCACACCTCAAGAAAACTCCTTGAAAGCAAAGACGATTGCTTTTAAGATGCAAACAGTATTTGTTTTGTTATCTTTTTTTATTATCCCGTCGCTCCCGTCGGCGAACATTTTTTTGGGGGGTTTATGAGCAAAGGAATCAATCTTCAGGACGCTTTTTTGTTCGTTGCACGTCGCGACCGCGTACCCGTAACGATCTACCTGACGAATGGCGTGCGTATGACTGGCAGCATCGATTCGTATGATAGCTACATCATTATGCTCAAAGCTGACGATGGCATAAAAATGATTTATAAACACGCCATCAGTACCATTTGCCCGATGCGCCCCATGAGTATTCAGGACGCCAAACATGTTCCGGCGAAAAGCTGACCTGAAGAGTATGTATTCCGTCACTGGTGCTATCCGGCGATCTGTATGCGCATAACCGTCCTTGCCAGCGGATCAAAAGGGAATGCGGCCTTAGTGGAAACTGATTCGACCCGTGTGCTGATTGACGCTGGCTTGACGATGAAAGGGATTGAGCAGCGCCTAGAATCTATCGGCGTTGCTGCCAGTTCATTAAATGCGGTGGTACTTACCCACGAACATACCGATCACGTGCGCGGGATCGGCCCGCTTGCGAGGCGCTACCGGATCCCCGTCTATGCGACCGAAGGGACATTTTCGAGTGCTTTCGGGCTGACTGGGGATATCCCTTTAGCTCATGTGGTGCATAACGATGGCTCGCTGGGAATTGGCGATATTGGCGTAGACTTATTCAGTATTTCGCATGACGCCGCCGACCCCGTCGGGTTCCGCTTTACAGCAGATGGCCATTCGCTCTGCTACGTGACCGATACGGGGATATATACGAGCTTGATTCGCGAATATGCGCGTGATTGTCACGGCATTGTGATTGAGTCAAATCATGACGAAGAGATGCTGATGGAGGGGAAATACCCTTGGGCGCTCAAACAGCGCGTCCGTTCGCGCTTTGGGCATGTATCTAATCGTGAAGCAAGCCTGTTTTTGCAAGAAGTGTGGCAACCGGCGCTCCGTTTTGTTGTCCTTGCACACTTGAGTGCAGAAAACAACAGCCCCGCAGCAGCCTATACGCAAAATGCGCAAGTGCTCCAACATCTTGGCGGACACAACACCCGACTGTATGCCACACGGCAAGATGCCGTCGGCAGCACACTCTGGGTTTCGTAATATGGGTTTAGAGAAATTTGTAGGAGGCAACCATGAGCATGCAGGATAAAAAAGGGATTCTCCTCGAAAGCGGCACCAACGAACTGGAAATCATTGAATTTCAGATCAATAAAACACAGCCAGATGGTTCGATTAAAGTTGGACACTACGGCATTAACGTGGCGAAAGTGCGGGAAATCATTAAACCGCCACAAACCACCGATTACCCGAATGCCCACCCGTGCATATCTGGGATCTTCAACTTACGCGGCAAGCTCATCCCCTTGCTTGATCTCGCCCAATGGCTCGGCATCCCCTCCAACACTCCCGCAGCCGACAAGCGCGTGATTGTCACCGAGTTTAATCAGCTTTTTAATGGCTTTATGGTTGATAACGTCACCCGTATTTATCGCATGTCGTGGGAAAGCGTCGAAGCGCCATCGCAGTTTATGGAAACCGGCAATGACTGTGTGGTGGCCGTTGTCCGGTTGGAGAATCGCTTGGTGATGCTACTCGACTTTGAAAAAATCATCGCTGATGTCAACCCTGAAGCGAATAAGTACGATTTTGCCGAAGATACGCATGTCGGCCACGACGCCTCCACGATGGAACGGCGCGGACAACACACCGTCATGCTGGTGGACGACTCTTCCTTTATCCGCCGTATGCTAAATGAAACACTCCGTTCCGCTGGCTATCTTACCGTTACGGCTCAAAACGGCCTAGAAGCGCTTGAGCTTTTGCAGGACGAAGAAAACGCTTTGGTTGATTTACTCGTTACGGATATTGAAATGCCCGCAATGGACGGCTTCCATCTCATTAAACGGTTGCGCGAACAAGATAAATTCCGCGCGCTACCGATTATTGTTTTCTCTTCGATTATCAGTCCGGAAAATGCACGGAAAGCCGACGCAGTTGGTGCGAATGAAGCTATTACAAAACCTGAACTGAGTAAGCTCGTACAACGGGTCGACAGTTACCTCGGAATTTAGGTATGGGGCAATTTACCGACGAAGCCGCTGCACTGCACAACCTTGGAGTGTTGGCGCAGCGGTGGGGTATCGCCTTAGACGATCCATTCCTCGTCGATTTACGGCACAGAGCACTCACGTCATACGATGGCGATTTGTTCCTGAATAATCTGGAACGGCTGGTTGCCTCCCATCCTGATCGCTTTGACTCGCCACAGGTTCCTTATTTTCACGGTCGTTCGTTTGAAGCGCTCACCGCGCTGCTTTCCTCCAGTATTTTTATCCCAAAACTCATGCAGCGACACCCTGAATATATCGATATTGTTTTGGGTCGTCCGCGCCCCTATCCACGCCAACACCGCTATGAACAGCGCGATTTCTTGCGACTTGAATCCGAGATGGAAGGGATGGATGAAAGTGACTTCATGCAGCTCCTCCGTGGCTATCGCAACCAGAAAATGATCGAAATCGCCCTGCGGGAATTGCAAGGTGCTGATTCGCTGGAAGTGCTACTCGGCGATATTTCCATGCTGGCTGAAATTACGCTAGAACTTGCCTATCGTTACGGCTGGAAAAGTCTGGTTGCACTCTATGGCGAGCCGCACTACCTCGATTACCACGGCAAGAGTTTTCCCGCGAGTTTTGCCGTGATCGGGCTGGGAAAACTGGGCGGCACAGAACTGAATTACAGTTCCGATGTTGATATCATCTATCTGTACGATTCCTGCTATCAAGGAACGACCACCGGCGGCAAGCGCAAACCCATCGAAACGCACCAGTTTTTCGTCAACCTTTCCAAACTCATCACCCGTTATTTGGGCAATGTGACCGAAGACGGCTTTGTGTTCCGCGTTGATCTGCGTCTTCGCCCTGATGGTGACACTGGCGAAATCTGCCTTGGCCTGCAAAGCTACGAAAACTACTACGGTACCATCGGGCAAACATGGGAACGGAGTATGTTGATTAAAGCACGCTGCGTTGCGGGGTGCGACCAGCTTGTGACGCAATTTCGCACGATGGTGCGCCCGTTTGTGTTCCGCAAATACATGGATGAGAGTTCGATTTTAGCTATCCGCGAACTTAAAGAAAAAATCGATACAAAAGTACGCAAAAACCTCCATACCAATGTCAAACTCGGGCGCGGTGGTATTCGTGAAATCGAATTTTTCCTCTCCATCATTCAACTCCTGTATGGCGGAAAAGAACCGCGTTTGCGCCATCATTCCACCTTACGCTGTCTGGATATTTTTACCGAGTTGCACTACATCGAACGGCACGAAGCCGACGAACTCTGGCAATGCTACGAGTTTTTGCGCCGAGTTGAACACCGCATCCAGATGCACGACCAGCGGCAAAGCCATACCTTGCCCGACGATGAGGCATCGCAAGTACGCATCGCACGGCAAATGGGATTTGAAAGGCTCGCCGATTTTCTTGCCGAGCTGCAACGGATTATGGAGCGAGTGCACCAGCGATTTGCCACGCTTTTCCATTCTGACGACACCAATCACGAAGATACGCCGCTGGCGCAGGAAATCTTCTCCGGCAATTATTCGCGCGAAGAATTGGTGCCCATGCTGGCCGCTTTCGGTTTCGATAACCCACGTCAGGCTGCCAATAATGTCTATTCCATCTTGGAAAGATCACTCAAAATCAACACTGAATCACGCCGCTTGCGCGAAATATCCGGCACACTCCTCGAAAAACTCGTCGCTTCATCAGATGCCGACATGGCACTGACCCACTTTGAACGGTTCTATCACGCCGCTGCTGGGCGCGGCGGAGTACTCAAGCTTATTTATGATGTTCCTCAGGCACTTGATATTTTTATGCCCGTTTTCAGCGGCAGCCCGTATCTTTCCGCCCTCATCAACCGTCACCCGGAAATGGTTGATATTTTGGTGTCGCAACAGGAAAGCAGCCACTTGCCTACGCGCCACGAGTTGGAAGAGCGGATTGTCAAGCTCACCAGTCGTGCCGCAAGCGATATGGAACTTTTGCTCGACCAATTACGCTACTTCAAAATCACTGAATTTGTCCGTATTGCCTTTATGGAGCTCAGTGGCATTATCGACGTTTCCGCCTCCACTGCGGCACTTAGCCAGTTAGCTGATGTGATTGTCGACCGACTCTACCATGCACTGTACGCCGAGATGGTCATACGCTACGGCGAACCACGCACCGAAAGCGAAGCCCCATGCCCGTTTGCCATAGTCGGCCTCGGGAAACTCGGTGGTTGTGAACTTAACTACTCCAGCGATCTTGATTTGATTTTCCTTTACCAAGGGGCGGGACAAACAACTGGTGGAACACATGGCACCCTGCGGAATAATGAATTTTTCATCCGGCTTGTACAACGACTCATCAACGGACTCAGCGTCGCTACGACACACGGTGTCTGCTATAAAGTCGACGCCCGCCTACGCCCCAACGGCAATTCAGGCTCGCTTGTCACACCACTGGACGGCTTTATCAGTTACCACACTAACGCTCAAGCTATGACGTGGGAAAAGCAAATGTTGTTAAAAGCGCGGTTTATTTGTGGCGATGCCACACTCTATGCAACGTTTCAAAACTACCGCGATGAACACGTGCTCCTTGGTGCTTTTGGGGCGTCACAGTTCCGCGAAATTTACGACATGCGTCTGCGCATTGAACAGGAAAAAGGGAAAACCCGCGAGGGGTTTCACGATTATAAAGCTGGGCGCGGCGGCCTGATAGACATCGAATTCCTTTGTCAATGTGAACAGTTACACGGAGCGAGAGAAAATCCTTGGTTGCTTGAGATGACTCGTACCTTCGAAATAATTGATGCGCTCGCCGCGCTGCATGTGTGGGAAAAAGCGGATAGCGATAAAATCCGCGAACACTACCACTTTTTCCGTTCTTTAGAAAACATGCTGAAGATTTTTCAGGAAAACACCAGTTCGGCACTCGCCATGAACGGCGCAGCACATCACGCGCTCGCCGCCAGGATGGGATTTGGTAATAACGGTGGAGAGCGCTTTTTGAAGCACTACCGCACCGTTACTACCGAGACACGTGAGTTCTTTGAAAAGTATTTTGTGAAACTGATGGGAACATCGTAGAATACGAGCTAGCTAAAGATAAAGTGGTTTCCTAAGGGGTCTATTGCGATGCTCTCAACATTGGTAATGTTTTTTTCGGTCTCCATTGTTTTTTCATTTTTGTGTTCCTTGTGGGAGGCCGTCTTGTTAAGCATTTCGCCTTCCTATATGCAGGTAAAGTTGAATGAAGAGGGGAAAGTTGGCTCTATCTTAAAGGGATTCAAAGAGAATATTGATCGCCCTTTGGCGGCTATTTTGACGGTCAACACCATCGCGCATACGGCCGGAGCCATTGGTGTCGGTCAAGAAGCCACCAAAATATGGGCAGATAGCAGCCCCATCGTGACCGGCCTCGTGGTGCCAGCAGTTATGACAGCGGCAATCCTTATTCTTTCGGAAATTATCCCCAAGACAATTGGCGCCAACAACTGGAGGCTGTTGGCACCATTTACGGTACGCAGTCTAGATATTGTTATTAAAATTACTTTTCCTATTATCTGGGCTTGCCAACTGATCACACGAGTGTTTAATTCAAGCAAGGAAAAGAACGTGTTCAGCCGGACTGATTTTTTAGCAATGATCCAGATTGGTTCCAAAGAAGGTTCTTTGGACGAAGCGGAGAGCAAATTTATCCATAACCTTCTGCATTTCAGAAATTATAAAGTCAAAGATGTTATGACACCACGTACCGTAACCGTATCCGCTCCGCAAGACATGACAGCGCGAGCGTTTTATGACAGGCAAGACGAGCTTGTTTTCTCGCGCATTCCACTGAAGGAGAATCATGACCAAGAGACAATTGTGGGCTATATACTGAAAGACGAAGTGCTTGAGCACTTAATTGATGAACACACAGATAAAGAGTTACGCCATTTTAAACGGGACATCATCTCAGTTCCAGAAAATTACAGTATTTTTCAGCTCTTTAATGATTTCATCCACCAGCGCGAACACATTGCGCTGGTGATTGATGACTTTGGTGGAATGTCCGGCCTTGTGACCATGGAGGATGTTGTTGAAACTCTACTCGGTGCAGAGATTGTGGATGAAACCGATAAGATCGTCGATTTGCAGGATATGGCAAAAAAGCAATGGAAAAGCCGCTATAAAAAAATGACCGCCCAGCAGAATAAGGAAAAAGGAACTCCAGTGCCTCCTTCGGTTTCCGTGTAAAACGCAACCAAAGGAGAACACGGAAGCAACCAAACCTCGTGTACTTACAAAAAATCTAATAACGCACGGTTAAAGCTTGCTGAATCTTCCATATTGCAAATATGCCCAGTGGCCGGAATCGTAACGAGTTTGGCGCCGGGGATTTGTTTGGCCATATCCTCAGATGCGGATGGTGGAATGGCGTTATCTTCCGCACCACAAATCACCAAGGTTGGCACCGTAATCGTTGGGAGCAACGCACGACGATCAGGGCGGTCACGCATCGCCAAAAGGTTTTGCACCGTTCCCGACACACTCGCCCGCATCATGATGTCGTGATATAAGTGTTTCTCTAAATACTTATCTGTCTCTGACCCTAAAAGCTTGCGAATAAAAACATCCGCCGCCGCTTTCACGCCATTATGTCCCACTTGGTCAGCCAACTTTGTGCGCGATTCCTGTGCTTCTTCGCTGTCAGCTTCGGCGCGAGTAACAATCAACATCAGTTTTTCAAATAATTCCGGGCGCTGCGCATACAGCGCAAGCGTTACATACCCACCCATAGACATGCCACCAATGGCAGCTTTTTTGATCTGAAGATGGTCAAGCAACTCGCCAATCACCATGGCAAGCGAGTCTATCGAGCCAACTTCACTCGTAATATCAGAACGCCCAAACCCCGGCAAATCAACCGTTATGACAGAAAATCCAGCCTGCACCAGCGGGTCGATTTGTGGTCGCCACATAGCACTCGAAAGGGGAAAACCGTGAATTAACAACACCGAACGCGTACCCGTGCCGTGTAACTCGTAATACATTTTGCCGTGTCCGTTGACGAAAAACATGGCTTTCACCTCCAAAAAATAGTGTGACCTATGAAAACAATACCATATTTTACTGGCAAATGAAGAGAATTCGGGCGGGTTTATTACTCCTCATACCACAATTCGATTCAAGGGAATGTCAGCAACATCACACCGAAATATCATCTTGTTAAAATATTCTCCTTTTACTGTAGTTTCCTTCAGTTACATTACCGCTTCTTTCACAGTAAATTTTTACCGTGCTTGCGAGCATAGGTTTGCATCCTCCGGAGGAAACCATGGATTTCGAAAAATTTCTCGAGAAGATCACGCAGGCTAAAACACCCCGACAAGCACTCTCCGAAGCACAACAATACCTTTCCACTTGGGGCGTTGTCGGTATTGCCTATGCTGGTCGCCACATTCCACAGCCATTCCTTTACAGTGGGCGCGAACTTACCCGCTGGTCAGAGCGCTACTTAGATCAAGATTATATCAGCATTGACCCTGTAGTCATTGCTACCCGCCACTCTTTACTCCCTATCGAATGGTGTGCTTTTAAACCGCTGGACTGGTTTAATGATGCCCAACGCACACTCTTTGCGGAAGCCGCAGCTCACGGTCAAGAGAATGGTCTGCTCATACCATTCCGTGAAGAAGCTGGCGGCGTGGCCGTCGTAGCGTATTTTTTTGGCACCAACCCACCCGTCACCGACAGTGAGCGTAAGGCACTGTTGATAATGACGGCGTTATACCTTCATGAACGGGTAAAGGTTTCCCCCCTTGCTTCAACCATTGCAACCGCACAACATTCGTTAAGTCTTCGGGAAATGGAGTGTTTTGCGGGCGTTCAGGCAGGGCAGACGTATGCCCAAATAGGAAAAAAACTCGGCATTACTGAGCGAACCGTCACCTTCCATCTGCATAATGGTCGCGACAAACTGGGAGCGAGCACGGTTACTCATGCGATAACAATGGCGCTCCAACAAGGCTTACTGAGCAACAATGCTTCTCATAATTCATCAGAAAAGCCGCTACGAAGTGATGAAACAATTTTTCCATCCAAAAACAGTACTCTCTCCCCTACAGATCTCGCAATGACACAATGGAAAGTCTCGCAAATGAGCGAGATGATTTCTGCCATCGCTCACCATTGGCGCCAACCACTCACCGTGATCTCACTTTCCATTCAGAATATTCTCGAAGAGTACAAAGCAAATGAATTAACCGCCGCAAGCCTTGAAGAGATCTCAGCCATCGCTTTGGCGTCGGTGGGGAAAATGTCGCAAACTATTTTTGATCTTACTGCCCACAGTTACTTGCGTAGTGGACTTCACTCGACATGCGCCTTGCGGGAAACGATGGAAACCGTTTGTTTTCTGTATCCAGAACTTGAAGCGTTACAAATCGAAGTCACCGGATATTTTTTAAAGCAGCGTCCCAAACCCGTTCATTTGTGGCGAGCAGGCAACCGACGGCTCATGGTGAACTTACCTATGGCGGGTCTGCGTCAAGTCATCTTCAATCTTATTGCGAATGCGAGGGATGCGATTATCGCAAAGCGGCGTGTCACGGCTCACAATTTTGCGGGAGCAATACGAATCAAAATCAAAGTTATCAATGACTTCGTGGCCATTAGCGTGGAAGACAACGGTGGTGGCATTCAACATGGGGCATTGAAACGTATTTTTGAGCCATTTTTTACTACCAAAGAACGGTGTGTCGGGACGGGAATTATTTCGGGCTCAGGGTTGGGCTTGTACCAAGCAAAGCTCATAGTAGAAGCACAAGCTGGGGGGACCATTTACGCTAAAAACGGAACCAATGGGGCAGTGATCACCATAGCACTCCCCATAGCAGAGAATAGGCAATAAACAGAGTCAAAAAGTCACAGGGGGAGGTTAGGTTATGTGCATTTTGGGGAAGTTTAAAAAAATATTCGCTTTATCGCAGTCCATTGCGATGGTCTGCCTGATGGGACTATCTGCCTATGCGTGGGCAAACGACCAGCGTCGGGAAGTGGCCTTCATCGACGCTGGTATTGCCGATTATCAGACGCTGATGGAAGCAATACCGCCTACCACCGTGGTTTATCTACTGGACCCATCGCGCGATGGTGTGCAACAGATGGCAGACATTTTAGCGGAGCAAAATGCTTTGGACGCCATTCACATCCTGTCGCACGGCAGTGCTGGCGAAAAACAGATCGGCACGGCACGGCTCAATACGCACACACTTGAATATTATCACCATGATCTCAAACAGATCGGCCAGAGCCTGCAACCTGGTGGGGATATCTTGCTCTATGGATGTGAGGTGGCAAGCGGGGAAAGCGGAAGAAAATTTATTGATTTACTCTCAAAGCTTACAAAGGCCAATATTGCGGCCTCTACCAATAAAACTGGAGCAAGCGCCAAACATGGAGATTGGATGTTGGAAGCAGGCTCTAAAAACAGCTTAGCTCTGCAATTTGATCATTATCCACATACATTGCAAATACCATCAGATGGCCTCTACACGTTCGCTAATGCCAATCAGAATCCTGATGGTACTGTTTCAACCGCAGATGATTTTTTTATTGTTGATAGATTGGATGGCAGTGGTGCGAGCAAAGCTACCCAAGCTGACGAATTTGGCGCCTATATTGAGGATGAAACGGAGTCGACTACAACGTATACCTCGTATTTAGAAGTCAGAGTTGCGCTGACTGGAAGTTTCTACCTAACGAATGCAACTATAGGCGAGTATAACCAAGATGGTACTTCTCCGCACAATAACTTCACAAGTGTATACCTCGCTGGTTATGCCAATGGTGTAAGAGTATGTGAAACTACACCAATCAGCAGCATTGGAGCTTACGAAACAGCATATACCATCGACTACTCTCCTTGCTTTAATACACTCATGGACAGCTTTAGAGCGTATTACACGATGAGTGTAGGTGACCGGCAGGACAATTTTAATCTTATTGATTTTACATTATCCGGCGCTTCGACAAATTCCGTGAGTGACACCACTCCCCCTACCTTCGCCATTGCCCCCGCCGCTTCCAACATCACCGCAATCAGCTTTGATCTTTCCGCCAGCCTTGATGAGGCTGGTAGCATCTACTATGTTGCTCTTGCCGACGGTGCTGCAGTACCAAGTTCGGCTGATGTAAAGGCTGCTACGGCTGCTGGCGGCGGTTCTGCACTGGCGTCTGGGAATGCGGCAGCTACATCCGACCCATAC contains:
- a CDS encoding chemotaxis protein CheV; protein product: MSMQDKKGILLESGTNELEIIEFQINKTQPDGSIKVGHYGINVAKVREIIKPPQTTDYPNAHPCISGIFNLRGKLIPLLDLAQWLGIPSNTPAADKRVIVTEFNQLFNGFMVDNVTRIYRMSWESVEAPSQFMETGNDCVVAVVRLENRLVMLLDFEKIIADVNPEANKYDFAEDTHVGHDASTMERRGQHTVMLVDDSSFIRRMLNETLRSAGYLTVTAQNGLEALELLQDEENALVDLLVTDIEMPAMDGFHLIKRLREQDKFRALPIIVFSSIISPENARKADAVGANEAITKPELSKLVQRVDSYLGI
- the glnE gene encoding bifunctional [glutamate--ammonia ligase]-adenylyl-L-tyrosine phosphorylase/[glutamate--ammonia-ligase] adenylyltransferase — encoded protein: MGQFTDEAAALHNLGVLAQRWGIALDDPFLVDLRHRALTSYDGDLFLNNLERLVASHPDRFDSPQVPYFHGRSFEALTALLSSSIFIPKLMQRHPEYIDIVLGRPRPYPRQHRYEQRDFLRLESEMEGMDESDFMQLLRGYRNQKMIEIALRELQGADSLEVLLGDISMLAEITLELAYRYGWKSLVALYGEPHYLDYHGKSFPASFAVIGLGKLGGTELNYSSDVDIIYLYDSCYQGTTTGGKRKPIETHQFFVNLSKLITRYLGNVTEDGFVFRVDLRLRPDGDTGEICLGLQSYENYYGTIGQTWERSMLIKARCVAGCDQLVTQFRTMVRPFVFRKYMDESSILAIRELKEKIDTKVRKNLHTNVKLGRGGIREIEFFLSIIQLLYGGKEPRLRHHSTLRCLDIFTELHYIERHEADELWQCYEFLRRVEHRIQMHDQRQSHTLPDDEASQVRIARQMGFERLADFLAELQRIMERVHQRFATLFHSDDTNHEDTPLAQEIFSGNYSREELVPMLAAFGFDNPRQAANNVYSILERSLKINTESRRLREISGTLLEKLVASSDADMALTHFERFYHAAAGRGGVLKLIYDVPQALDIFMPVFSGSPYLSALINRHPEMVDILVSQQESSHLPTRHELEERIVKLTSRAASDMELLLDQLRYFKITEFVRIAFMELSGIIDVSASTAALSQLADVIVDRLYHALYAEMVIRYGEPRTESEAPCPFAIVGLGKLGGCELNYSSDLDLIFLYQGAGQTTGGTHGTLRNNEFFIRLVQRLINGLSVATTHGVCYKVDARLRPNGNSGSLVTPLDGFISYHTNAQAMTWEKQMLLKARFICGDATLYATFQNYRDEHVLLGAFGASQFREIYDMRLRIEQEKGKTREGFHDYKAGRGGLIDIEFLCQCEQLHGARENPWLLEMTRTFEIIDALAALHVWEKADSDKIREHYHFFRSLENMLKIFQENTSSALAMNGAAHHALAARMGFGNNGGERFLKHYRTVTTETREFFEKYFVKLMGTS
- a CDS encoding CNNM domain-containing protein; its protein translation is MFFSVSIVFSFLCSLWEAVLLSISPSYMQVKLNEEGKVGSILKGFKENIDRPLAAILTVNTIAHTAGAIGVGQEATKIWADSSPIVTGLVVPAVMTAAILILSEIIPKTIGANNWRLLAPFTVRSLDIVIKITFPIIWACQLITRVFNSSKEKNVFSRTDFLAMIQIGSKEGSLDEAESKFIHNLLHFRNYKVKDVMTPRTVTVSAPQDMTARAFYDRQDELVFSRIPLKENHDQETIVGYILKDEVLEHLIDEHTDKELRHFKRDIISVPENYSIFQLFNDFIHQREHIALVIDDFGGMSGLVTMEDVVETLLGAEIVDETDKIVDLQDMAKKQWKSRYKKMTAQQNKEKGTPVPPSVSV
- a CDS encoding alpha/beta fold hydrolase; translation: MFFVNGHGKMYYELHGTGTRSVLLIHGFPLSSAMWRPQIDPLVQAGFSVITVDLPGFGRSDITSEVGSIDSLAMVIGELLDHLQIKKAAIGGMSMGGYVTLALYAQRPELFEKLMLIVTRAEADSEEAQESRTKLADQVGHNGVKAAADVFIRKLLGSETDKYLEKHLYHDIMMRASVSGTVQNLLAMRDRPDRRALLPTITVPTLVICGAEDNAIPPSASEDMAKQIPGAKLVTIPATGHICNMEDSASFNRALLDFL